In Lonchura striata isolate bLonStr1 chromosome 11, bLonStr1.mat, whole genome shotgun sequence, the following proteins share a genomic window:
- the UNC45A gene encoding protein unc-45 homolog A isoform X2 → MEEPEDYTKAEADATKAIEADGRDVKALFRRSQALQHLGRLDQAIRDLQRCVSLEPRNKAFQEALRTLGSSMHDKMKAMSCTDSKVEQMFQILLDLEEKDADKKQKAAQNLIVLAREEAGAEKIFQSDGVRLLMQLLDTAKADLMLAALRTLVGLCSGHRSRTTAILAELGAPRLAAVLGVEHEQVSLAACNLLHVMFDSLKEGLQKDFRGKEDAVVLDSSRDLKLLIKHLLELLVVEGASAHGRDNALNLLIKVVPRKSPKETNNSLSLWVIDQGLKKILEVGSTVCGSAGSLPVTENSRMSTSVLLSKLYEDLKCDAERENFHRLCEDYVRSWFEGHELPGKLRAIQTVSCLLQGPSDAGNRVLELEGIMDSVLSLCASVREAHQLVAVEALIHAADKAKRASFITANGVNLLKEIYKHSERDSIRIRALVGLCKLGSAGGTDFSMKQFAEGSTMKLAKQCRKWLCNEAIDAGTRRWAVEGLAYLTFDADVKEEFVEDKAAMQAMFQLAKSEDRSVLYAVASTLVNCTNSYDHEEPDPQMLELAKYAKQHIPEQHPKDKPEFVKRRVRKLLVAGVVSALACMVKSENPALTSSCRELISRVFLALVEEAEDRGGVVAQGGGKALIPLSLEGTEVGQTKAAQALAKITITSNPEMAFPGERIYEVVRPLVSLLHLQRTGLENFEGLMALTNLAGISERLRQKILKERAVPMIEGYMFEEHELIRLAATECMCNMAMSKEVQELFLAEGSDRLKLMVLYSGEEDEKLRRAASGTLAMLTTLHPPICKRIPQVTVHWLEILQALLLSPSAELQHRGAVVVMNMMAAAREVAEQLIASEMLEILSVLAKDKDKPRVAQAAQESLAHAVAHGLIKPNPDHA, encoded by the exons ATGAAGGCCATGTCCTGCACGGACTCGAAAGTAGAGCAGATGTTCCAGATCTTGCTGGATCTTGAAGAAAAGGATGCGGACAAGAAGCAGAAA GCTGCGCAGAACTTGATCGTGCTGGCTCGAGAAGAGGCTGGAGCAGAGAAGATCTTCCAGAGTGACGGTGTGCGGCTGCTGATGCAGCTGCTGGACACGGCCAAGGCTGACCTGATGCTGGCAGCCCTGCGCACACTGGTGGGACTGTGCTCCGGCCACCGCTCTCGT ACCACAGCCATCTTGGCAGAACTGGGAGCACCCCGTCTTGCAGCGGTGTTGGGAGTGGAGCATGAGCAGGTGTCCCTGGCTGCCTGCAACCTGCTGCACGTGATGTTTGACTCCCtgaaggaggggctgcagaaagACTTCCGCGGGAAGGAGGATGCAGTGGTGCTGG ATTCCTCCAGGGACCTGAAATTGCTGATCAAGCACCTCTTGGAGCTGCTAGTGGTGGAAGGGGCCTCAGCACATGGCCGTGACAACGCCCTCAACCTGCTTATCAAGGTGGTGCCCAGGAAGTCACCAAAGGAGACCAACAACAGCCTGAGCCTCTGGGTGATTGATCAGG GCCTGAAGAAGATCCTAGAGGTGGGCAGCACAGTGTGTGGCAGCGCGGGCAGCCTGCCTGTGACAGAGAACAGCCGGATGAGCACCTCTGTTCTGCTGAGCAAACTGTATGAGGACCTGAAGTGTGATGCCGAGAGGGAAAACTTCCACCGTCTGTGTGAGGACTATGTGAG GAGCTGGTTCGAGGGGCACGAGCTGCCGGGAAAGCTGCGGGCCATTCAGACAGTGTCGTGCCTGCTGCAGGGTCCCTCAGATGCAGGGAACAGGGTGCTAGAGCTGGAGGGGATCATGGACAGTGTGCTGTCCCTCTGCGCCTCTGTCCGCGAGGCCCACCAGCTAGTAGCGGTGGAGGCGCTGATCCACGCAGCCGACAAGGCCAAGCGCGCCTCCTTCATCACGGCCAACGGCGTCAACCTGCTCAAGGAGATCTACAAGCACAGCGAGAGGGACAGCATCCGCATCCGTGCCCTTGTG gggctctgcaagctgggatctgctggaggCACGGACTTCAGCATGAAGCAGTTTGCTGAGGGATCCACCATGAAGCTAGCCAAGCAGTGCCGCAA GTGGCTCTGCAACGAGGCGATCGACGCGGGCACGCGGCGCTGGGCTGTTGAGGGCCTGGCCTACCTCACCTTCGATGCAGATGTTAAGGAGGAGTTTGTGGAGGACAAGGCAGCAATGCAGGCCATGTTCCAGCTGGCCAAG TCAGAGGACAGGAGTGTGCTCTATGCTGTTGCCTCCACGCTGGTGAACTGCACCAACAGCTATGACCATGAGGAGCCGGACCCGCAGATGCTGGAGCTGGCCAAGTATGCCAAGCAGCACATCCCGGAGCAGCACCCCAAG GACAAGCCAGAGTTTGTGAAGCGGCGGGTGCggaagctgctggtggctgGAGTGGTGTCAGCTCTGGCCTGCATGGTGAAGAGTGAGAACCCGGCGCTCACCAGCTCCTGCCGGGAGCTGATCTCCAG AGTGTTCCTGGCACTGGTGGAGGAGGCAGAAGACCGGGGTGGTGTGGTTGCTCAAGGAGGAGGCAAG GCTCTGATCCCACTGTCCCTGGAGGGCACTGAGGTGGGGCAGACCAAGGCAGCGCAGGCCCTAGCAAAGATCACCATCACCTCCAACCCGGAGATGGCATTCCCTGGGGAGCGG ATCTATGAGGTGGTGCGGCCCCTGGTCAGCCTCCTGCACCTGCAGCGCACGGGCCTGGAGAACTTTGAGGGGCTGATGGCCTTGACCAACCTGGCTGGCATCAGCGAGAGGCTGCG GCAGAAGATCCTGAAAGAGCGGGCTGTGCCCATGATTGAGGGGTACATGTTTGAGGAACACGAGCTGATCCGGCTAGCCGCAACTGAGTGCATGTGCAACATGGCCATGAGCAAGGAG GTGCAAGAGTTGTTCCTGGCTGAGGGCAGTGACCGGCTGAAGTTGATGGTCCTGTACAGTGGGGAGGAGGATGAGAAGCTGCGGCGGGCAGCCTCCGGGACCCTGGCCATGCTGACTACCCTGCATCCCCCCATCTGCAAGCGGATTCCCCAGGTG ACGGTACACTGGCTGGAGATCCTGCAGGCCCTGCTGCTGAGCCCCAGTGCGGAGCTGCAGCACCGTGGTGCCGTGGTGGTGATGAACATGATGGCAGCTGCTCGGGAGGTGGCCGAGCAGCTCATTGCCAGCGAGATGCTGGAGATCCTCTCTGTGCTCGCCAAGGACAAGGACAAACCGCGGGTGGCCCAGGCGGCccaggagagcctggcacaTGCAGTGGCTCATGGCCTCATCAAGCCCAACCCCGACCATGCCTGA